One genomic segment of Intestinimonas butyriciproducens includes these proteins:
- a CDS encoding endonuclease MutS2, with translation MTDLFEKSIQTLELPRVLELLAGQAQTEEGKDRCRALRPLTDADDVRRRLEETSAALGMIVLRGSPSLSGVRPVGASLQRADMGGALNTKELLDIAALLRCARAAREYASGEGSAKTCIDHLFASLVPNRFLEEKISGAILSEEEIADAASPELADIRRHIRACSSKVRDILQKLISSSQSKYLQESIITMRSGRYVVPVRSECKNEIPGLVHDVSGSGGTFFIEPMGVVKTNNELRELQAREEKEIERILRELSAECAAHREDIAQNYDLLVLLDGIFARARLSSRLHCSAPRLAARGIDLKKARHPLLPPDKAVANDLRLGGDFDTLVITGPNTGGKTVTLKTMGLLILMAQCGLHIPVGDDSSIVIFDHVLADIGDEQSIAQNLSTFSSHMTNIVGILEACGPGSLILFDELGAGTDPVEGAALAAAVIESARKRGALVCATTHYAELKVYAMTTPGVENASCEFDVETLAPTYRLLIGIPGKSNAFAISKRLGLPQSIIDQAAARIDAENVRFEDVLTQLDRQRQEMEREKEEARKLRREMEDAAKTAREYRQRLEMERDKAVQKAQAEARAILDEARRTADQVFAELNDMRRRQEKEASWQEQNDRRAGLRRRLNEAEDALGGHEELPVPPPTRPAKVGDTVELVKMGTRATVLAVNKDGGLQLQAGILKITAKREEVRVVEDAGDGKKQAAHIAQRAEHKLRALGASPEVDLRGMMTDEALLVLDRFLDSAVMGRLETVTVIHGKGTGAVRKAVRDHLKRSRYVKSFRPGRYGEGEDGVTVVELK, from the coding sequence ATGACCGATCTGTTTGAAAAATCCATCCAGACTCTGGAACTGCCCAGGGTGCTGGAGCTGTTGGCCGGGCAGGCCCAGACGGAGGAGGGGAAGGATCGCTGCCGCGCCCTGCGCCCGCTGACCGATGCCGACGATGTGCGCCGCCGCCTGGAGGAGACCTCCGCCGCGCTGGGGATGATTGTCCTACGGGGGAGCCCCTCACTGTCCGGCGTCCGCCCTGTGGGAGCGTCCCTCCAGCGGGCCGATATGGGAGGGGCGCTGAACACCAAGGAACTGCTGGACATCGCCGCGCTCCTGCGCTGCGCCCGGGCCGCCAGGGAATACGCCTCCGGGGAGGGCAGCGCCAAAACCTGCATCGACCATCTCTTCGCCTCCCTGGTGCCGAACCGTTTTCTGGAGGAAAAGATCAGCGGAGCCATCCTCTCGGAGGAGGAGATCGCCGACGCGGCCAGCCCCGAACTGGCCGATATCCGCCGCCATATCCGGGCCTGTTCCTCCAAGGTGCGGGATATCCTGCAAAAGCTCATCTCCTCCTCTCAGTCCAAATATCTGCAGGAGTCCATCATCACCATGCGTTCCGGGCGGTATGTGGTGCCGGTGCGGTCGGAGTGCAAGAACGAGATCCCCGGCCTGGTCCATGACGTGTCCGGCTCCGGCGGGACCTTTTTCATTGAGCCCATGGGCGTGGTCAAGACCAACAATGAGCTCCGGGAGCTCCAGGCCAGGGAGGAGAAGGAGATCGAACGCATCCTGCGGGAACTCTCCGCCGAGTGCGCCGCCCACAGGGAGGACATCGCCCAGAATTACGATCTGCTGGTGCTCCTCGACGGCATCTTTGCCCGGGCCCGGCTCTCCAGCCGGCTCCACTGCTCCGCGCCCAGGCTGGCGGCCAGGGGGATCGATCTGAAAAAAGCCCGGCATCCCCTACTGCCGCCCGACAAAGCGGTGGCCAACGACCTGCGCCTGGGCGGGGACTTCGACACGCTTGTAATCACCGGGCCCAACACCGGCGGAAAGACCGTGACGCTGAAGACCATGGGTCTGCTCATCCTCATGGCCCAGTGTGGCCTGCACATCCCTGTGGGGGACGACAGCAGCATTGTGATCTTTGACCACGTGCTGGCCGACATCGGCGATGAGCAGTCCATTGCACAGAACCTGTCCACCTTCTCCTCTCACATGACCAACATCGTGGGGATCCTGGAGGCGTGCGGGCCGGGTTCCCTCATCCTTTTTGACGAGTTGGGGGCGGGCACCGATCCGGTGGAGGGTGCCGCTCTGGCAGCAGCCGTCATTGAGTCCGCCCGGAAGCGGGGCGCTCTGGTGTGCGCCACCACCCACTATGCCGAGCTCAAGGTCTATGCCATGACCACGCCGGGGGTGGAAAACGCCTCCTGCGAGTTCGACGTGGAGACCCTGGCTCCCACCTACCGCCTCCTCATCGGGATACCCGGCAAGTCCAACGCCTTTGCCATCTCCAAGCGGCTGGGGCTACCGCAGAGCATCATCGATCAGGCCGCAGCCCGGATCGACGCAGAGAATGTCCGCTTTGAGGATGTGCTCACACAGCTGGACCGCCAGCGGCAGGAGATGGAGCGGGAGAAAGAAGAGGCGCGAAAGCTGCGCCGGGAGATGGAGGACGCTGCAAAAACCGCCAGGGAGTACCGCCAGCGCCTGGAGATGGAGCGGGACAAAGCGGTGCAGAAGGCCCAGGCGGAGGCCAGAGCGATCCTGGACGAGGCCAGGCGGACGGCGGATCAGGTCTTTGCCGAGCTCAACGATATGCGCAGACGCCAGGAGAAGGAGGCCAGCTGGCAGGAGCAGAACGACCGCAGGGCGGGGCTCCGCCGGCGGCTCAACGAAGCGGAGGACGCCTTGGGCGGGCACGAGGAACTGCCCGTCCCGCCTCCCACCCGGCCGGCCAAGGTAGGGGACACGGTGGAGCTGGTAAAGATGGGCACCCGCGCCACGGTTTTGGCGGTCAATAAGGACGGCGGACTCCAGCTTCAGGCCGGCATCCTGAAGATCACGGCGAAGCGGGAGGAGGTCCGCGTGGTGGAGGACGCGGGGGATGGGAAAAAGCAGGCTGCCCACATCGCCCAGAGGGCGGAACACAAGTTACGCGCGCTGGGGGCCTCCCCCGAGGTGGACCTGCGGGGCATGATGACCGACGAAGCCCTGCTGGTGCTGGACCGTTTTCTGGACAGCGCCGTTATGGGGCGGCTGGAGACCGTCACGGTGATCCACGGAAAGGGAACCGGGGCGGTCCGGAAGGCGGTCCGGGACCACCTGAAACGGAGCAGATATGTCAAGTCCTTCCGCCCCGGCCGCTATGGCGAGGGCGAGGACGGCGTGACGGTGGTGGAGCTGAAATAG
- the era gene encoding GTPase Era yields the protein MNLTKSGMISIVGRPNVGKSTLTNALVGEKIAIVTNKPQTTRNRICAVLNRGECQYVFMDTPGLHKARTRLGEYMVGVVKESVADVDAVMLLIEPIPHVGGPEAELIARIRALGVPVVLVINKIDTVKKEELLTVMQVYQAECDFQAIVPISAKNGDGVEELLNVLAAFLPEGPQLFPDDMITDQPERQVCAEIIREKLLLCLDKEIPHGTAVELSKFSERENGIIDIDATIYCEKASHKGIIIGKNGAMLKKISTLARKDIEAFMGAKVFLETWVKVKENWRDNLNFIRDVGYRDE from the coding sequence ATGAATCTTACGAAATCCGGCATGATCTCCATTGTGGGCCGCCCCAATGTGGGAAAGTCCACCCTGACCAACGCCCTGGTGGGCGAAAAGATCGCCATCGTCACCAACAAGCCCCAGACCACGCGCAACCGCATCTGCGCGGTTCTCAACCGGGGCGAGTGCCAGTATGTCTTCATGGACACCCCCGGCCTCCACAAGGCCCGGACCCGTCTGGGAGAATATATGGTGGGCGTGGTGAAGGAGAGCGTGGCAGATGTGGACGCCGTCATGCTGCTGATAGAACCCATCCCCCATGTGGGCGGCCCGGAGGCGGAGCTCATCGCCCGCATCCGGGCGCTGGGCGTACCCGTCGTGCTGGTCATCAACAAAATCGACACGGTGAAAAAGGAGGAGCTCCTTACCGTCATGCAGGTCTATCAGGCCGAGTGCGACTTTCAGGCCATTGTGCCAATCTCAGCCAAAAACGGAGACGGGGTCGAAGAGTTGTTGAATGTGCTCGCCGCGTTCCTGCCCGAGGGGCCGCAGCTCTTCCCCGACGACATGATCACGGACCAGCCTGAGCGGCAGGTGTGCGCCGAGATCATCCGGGAAAAGCTGCTGCTGTGCTTGGACAAGGAGATCCCGCACGGCACCGCGGTGGAGCTGTCCAAGTTTTCCGAGCGGGAGAACGGTATCATCGACATCGACGCTACCATCTACTGCGAAAAGGCCAGCCATAAGGGTATCATCATCGGGAAAAACGGGGCTATGCTGAAGAAGATATCCACCCTGGCCCGCAAGGACATTGAGGCGTTTATGGGCGCCAAGGTGTTTTTGGAGACATGGGTCAAGGTCAAGGAAAACTGGCGCGACAATCTCAATTTTATCCGCGATGTGGGGTATCGGGACGAGTAA
- a CDS encoding VanW family protein, translating into MREGMTPVPVRRRVLRLWLGTRYFRARRWVWWRLGGVSFARRRTDPPCPYRCAAHATPLMRRFKDVDMWMQENKVKNLRLAVARLDGMTLLPGETLSYWRSIGNPSRRKGYVEGMLLRNGQVVPGVGGGLCQCSNLLYWMTLHTPLTITERHRHGYDVFPDADRTQPFGSGATCFYNYLDLMIRNDTPHVWRLSLRVMDAELVGAWQCSAPQAFRYEVYEKEHRFQGEYWGGYTRHNVLFRRVFDMEGVPVGEELVCENHAIMMYSPMLSERKQAARPQE; encoded by the coding sequence ATGCGGGAAGGGATGACGCCGGTGCCGGTCCGGCGCAGAGTGCTGCGGCTGTGGCTGGGGACCCGGTATTTTCGTGCCCGCCGATGGGTCTGGTGGCGGCTGGGCGGCGTGTCCTTTGCCCGCCGGCGTACGGATCCCCCGTGTCCCTATCGGTGCGCGGCCCACGCCACCCCGCTGATGCGCAGGTTCAAGGATGTGGACATGTGGATGCAGGAGAACAAGGTGAAAAACCTGCGTCTGGCCGTGGCGCGGCTGGATGGAATGACGCTCCTTCCCGGTGAGACCCTCTCCTACTGGCGAAGCATCGGGAACCCAAGCCGCCGAAAGGGCTATGTGGAGGGGATGCTGCTGCGCAACGGTCAGGTGGTGCCCGGGGTGGGGGGCGGGCTGTGCCAGTGTTCCAATCTCCTCTACTGGATGACCCTACATACCCCCCTTACGATCACGGAGCGGCACCGGCACGGGTACGATGTGTTCCCGGACGCGGACCGGACCCAGCCCTTTGGAAGCGGGGCAACCTGTTTTTATAATTATCTGGACCTGATGATTCGAAACGACACGCCCCATGTGTGGCGGCTGTCGCTCCGGGTCATGGACGCCGAGCTGGTGGGAGCGTGGCAGTGCAGCGCGCCCCAGGCGTTCCGGTATGAGGTCTATGAGAAGGAGCACCGTTTTCAGGGAGAGTACTGGGGCGGATACACCCGCCATAATGTGCTCTTCCGCAGAGTGTTCGATATGGAAGGGGTCCCGGTAGGGGAGGAGTTGGTGTGTGAAAACCACGCCATAATGATGTACTCTCCCATGCTCTCGGAGCGGAAGCAGGCGGCGCGGCCGCAAGAATAA
- a CDS encoding PhoH family protein: protein MIEQTVSMERVEEAVNIFGSFDENIKIIEHELSVSVVNRDGSLKIAGENGENVIYGVKAIEGLLELSGRGEPINEQNVRYVLQLVKSGQEDKIGEVARDVLCVTAKGKPIKAKTLGQKRYVDAIKKSTVTLGIGPAGTGKTYLAVAAAVAAFRAGQVNRIILTRPAVEAGERLGFLPGDLQSKVDPYLRPLYDALFDMLGTETYNKYLERGNIEVAPLAYMRGRTLDDSFIILDEAQNTSREQMKMFLTRLGFGSKIVITGDVTQIDLPADKVSGLREAMRVLNGVEDIAICRLSGADVVRHVIVQRIIKAYEEDEHRRKSAEGKRDGR from the coding sequence TTGATCGAACAGACCGTCAGTATGGAGCGCGTCGAGGAGGCCGTCAACATTTTCGGCTCCTTTGACGAGAACATCAAGATCATTGAGCATGAACTCTCGGTCTCGGTGGTGAACCGGGACGGAAGCCTGAAGATCGCCGGCGAGAACGGGGAGAACGTCATCTATGGCGTTAAAGCCATCGAGGGGCTATTGGAGCTGTCCGGCCGCGGCGAACCCATCAACGAGCAGAATGTCCGCTATGTCCTCCAACTGGTCAAATCCGGCCAAGAGGACAAGATTGGCGAGGTGGCCCGGGATGTACTGTGCGTCACGGCAAAGGGAAAGCCCATCAAGGCCAAGACGCTGGGGCAGAAGCGGTATGTGGACGCCATCAAAAAGAGCACCGTGACCCTGGGGATCGGCCCGGCGGGCACGGGCAAGACCTATCTGGCGGTGGCCGCCGCTGTTGCGGCCTTCCGGGCGGGCCAGGTCAACCGCATCATCCTCACCCGGCCCGCCGTGGAGGCGGGGGAGCGGCTGGGCTTCCTACCCGGCGACCTGCAAAGCAAGGTGGACCCCTACCTGCGGCCCCTCTACGACGCACTTTTCGACATGCTGGGGACCGAGACCTACAATAAATATCTGGAGCGGGGCAATATCGAGGTGGCCCCCCTGGCCTATATGCGGGGCCGCACGCTGGACGACTCCTTCATCATTCTGGACGAGGCCCAGAACACCTCGCGGGAACAGATGAAAATGTTTCTTACCCGCCTGGGCTTCGGGTCCAAGATCGTCATTACCGGTGATGTGACCCAGATCGACCTGCCTGCCGACAAGGTGTCCGGCCTCAGGGAGGCCATGCGGGTGCTCAACGGAGTGGAGGATATCGCCATCTGCCGCCTCAGCGGGGCCGATGTGGTCCGGCATGTGATCGTCCAGAGGATCATCAAGGCCTATGAGGAGGATGAGCACCGGCGGAAATCGGCGGAGGGGAAGCGGGATGGACGGTGA
- a CDS encoding HPr family phosphocarrier protein, giving the protein MYIKEAVVNNQVGLHARPATFFIQKANEFKSSIWVEKDERRVNAKSLLGVLSLGIVKGTAINLIADGPDEKEAVEALIELISSNFSE; this is encoded by the coding sequence TTGTATATCAAAGAGGCTGTCGTGAACAATCAGGTTGGTCTCCATGCTAGGCCTGCTACATTCTTTATCCAGAAGGCCAACGAGTTCAAGAGCTCCATCTGGGTGGAGAAGGACGAGCGCAGGGTGAATGCCAAGAGCCTGCTGGGTGTCCTCTCTCTGGGCATCGTCAAGGGGACCGCCATCAATCTGATCGCGGACGGGCCCGACGAGAAGGAAGCCGTCGAGGCGCTCATCGAGCTGATCTCCAGCAACTTCTCGGAGTAA
- the ybeY gene encoding rRNA maturation RNase YbeY: MDNEIIIESELEEDTAVWETLLRRVIPAALAAEGVGVPCEVDVLLTNDEGIHRINLEQRDVDRATDVLSFPMFEYAPGRPPEDAADADPETGLIPLGDMVISLERARAQGEEYGHGTEREVAYLAVHSVLHLLGYDHMDDGPEKARMREREEAILGALGISRRQM, translated from the coding sequence ATGGACAACGAAATCATCATCGAATCCGAACTGGAGGAGGACACGGCCGTCTGGGAAACGCTGCTGCGGCGGGTCATCCCGGCCGCTCTGGCGGCTGAGGGCGTGGGCGTGCCCTGCGAGGTGGACGTGCTCCTCACCAACGACGAGGGCATTCACCGGATCAATCTGGAGCAGAGGGATGTGGACAGGGCCACCGATGTGCTGAGCTTTCCTATGTTCGAATATGCTCCCGGCCGCCCGCCGGAGGATGCCGCCGACGCCGACCCCGAGACCGGCCTGATCCCTCTGGGGGACATGGTGATCTCACTGGAGCGGGCTCGCGCCCAGGGAGAGGAGTACGGCCACGGGACCGAGCGGGAGGTGGCCTATCTGGCCGTTCACTCCGTGCTCCATCTGCTGGGGTACGACCACATGGACGACGGCCCCGAGAAGGCCCGGATGCGGGAGCGGGAGGAGGCCATCCTGGGCGCTCTGGGCATATCCCGGAGGCAGATGTGA
- a CDS encoding EcsC family protein: MSSLRNPYNRQLDRIRRREDRLFRESRGGSALKTGLREKIESKIPEKLMETMDAAFYTAFQVIFKRGTGLLGKTIPEKRLRADRYIKEYYLGKDPDARSVRAFHKSAVLSGAATTAMATAEGCALGLAGMGLPDIPILMSILLRAVYQTAVRYGFAYDTPQERYYILLLLSAALTKGLERAAFSRRADDFGRSVDHGEGPWFDLDTQMRETSKALSNAMLVVKFIQGTAIVGVVGGACNFSASRKVTEVANLKYQKRFLEKKRRGL; the protein is encoded by the coding sequence ATGAGCAGTTTACGCAATCCATATAACCGGCAGCTGGACCGCATCCGCCGCCGAGAGGACCGCCTGTTCCGGGAGAGCAGAGGGGGCTCCGCCCTCAAGACGGGCCTGAGGGAAAAGATCGAATCCAAGATACCGGAAAAGCTGATGGAGACCATGGACGCCGCCTTTTATACGGCATTTCAGGTCATTTTCAAGCGAGGGACCGGGCTGCTGGGTAAGACCATTCCGGAAAAAAGGCTGCGGGCAGACCGGTACATCAAGGAGTATTATCTGGGAAAGGACCCGGACGCCCGGAGCGTGCGCGCCTTCCACAAGAGCGCGGTCCTGAGTGGCGCGGCTACCACCGCTATGGCCACGGCGGAGGGCTGTGCGCTGGGGCTGGCGGGAATGGGCCTGCCCGATATCCCCATCCTGATGTCCATTCTGCTGCGGGCGGTCTACCAGACCGCCGTCCGCTACGGGTTTGCCTATGATACGCCCCAGGAGCGGTACTATATCCTGCTGCTCCTCAGCGCGGCGCTCACCAAAGGGCTGGAACGCGCCGCCTTTAGCCGCCGGGCGGATGACTTCGGGCGGTCTGTGGACCACGGAGAGGGACCGTGGTTCGACCTGGACACCCAGATGCGAGAAACCTCCAAAGCCCTCTCCAACGCCATGCTGGTGGTAAAATTCATCCAGGGGACCGCCATCGTGGGGGTGGTGGGAGGCGCGTGCAACTTCTCGGCCAGCCGGAAGGTCACAGAAGTGGCCAATCTGAAGTATCAGAAGCGTTTTTTGGAGAAAAAGAGGAGGGGACTGTGA
- a CDS encoding PhzF family phenazine biosynthesis protein — MKLYVVDAFTTRKFSGNQAGVALLGRDEDYPDDGFMQTLAAELKHSETAFVKRLGPESFRLRYFTPEGEVDLCGHATIAAFTVLREEGNLAPGTYGASTLAGELSIEVSRTAVWMDMAPPVEGRTFSEEEARELYAAYGLSLDDMPADMVPRAVSTGLCDILLPVSTREALEAAVQNEAAVTELSRRYQVVGIHMFWPSLERGETAHCRNFAPLYAIPEEAATGTSNGALTYYLYRQGKLRPGDESRFLQGEHMGKPSEILSRLEEGDGSVKIRVGGRAVLTLGLELL, encoded by the coding sequence ATGAAACTATATGTTGTGGACGCATTTACGACCCGGAAGTTTTCCGGCAATCAGGCGGGAGTGGCGCTGCTGGGCCGGGATGAGGACTACCCGGACGACGGCTTTATGCAGACTCTGGCGGCGGAGCTCAAGCACTCCGAGACCGCCTTTGTCAAGCGCCTGGGGCCGGAGTCCTTCCGCCTGCGCTATTTCACTCCCGAGGGAGAGGTGGACCTGTGCGGGCACGCCACCATTGCGGCGTTTACCGTGCTGCGGGAGGAGGGAAACCTGGCCCCAGGCACCTATGGCGCCTCTACGCTGGCGGGTGAGCTGAGCATTGAGGTCTCCCGCACCGCGGTGTGGATGGATATGGCCCCTCCGGTGGAGGGGAGGACCTTTAGTGAGGAAGAGGCCAGGGAGCTGTATGCCGCCTATGGACTGAGCCTGGATGATATGCCGGCGGATATGGTGCCCAGAGCCGTGAGCACGGGGCTGTGCGACATCCTGCTGCCGGTGAGCACCAGGGAGGCCCTGGAGGCGGCGGTACAGAACGAGGCGGCGGTGACGGAGCTCTCCCGGCGCTACCAGGTGGTGGGCATCCACATGTTCTGGCCGTCCCTGGAGCGGGGGGAGACCGCCCATTGCCGGAATTTTGCCCCCCTCTACGCGATCCCGGAGGAGGCGGCCACAGGCACCTCCAACGGCGCCCTGACCTATTACCTCTACCGCCAGGGGAAGCTCCGCCCTGGAGACGAGAGCCGCTTCCTGCAGGGGGAGCATATGGGCAAACCCTCGGAGATCCTGAGCCGGCTGGAGGAGGGCGACGGAAGCGTCAAGATCCGTGTCGGGGGCCGGGCGGTGCTCACCTTGGGGCTGGAGCTGCTGTAA
- the recO gene encoding DNA repair protein RecO, whose product MHIVTQGLVLRETNYKEADKILTVLTREGGKRTVKARGCRRRNSPLAASAQLLVWSDMTLFEYRDYISLNEAEVLELFWGVRRDVEKLALCSYFAEVAEAVAEEGRPDQALLSLLLNSIYALDRLNKPPALVKAAFELRLLCVAGYEPLLDVCALCGEEAPAQPRLDLGEGVLCCAACGERGSASRPLDAVSLAAMRHVVYGDPKRLFSFSMNGESMALMARACEDFLLTQLDRGFRTLDFYKQLDMGEKGRWPS is encoded by the coding sequence ATGCACATTGTGACCCAGGGACTGGTCCTGCGGGAGACCAACTACAAGGAAGCCGACAAGATATTGACCGTCCTCACCCGGGAAGGGGGCAAGCGCACGGTGAAGGCCCGGGGCTGTCGGCGGAGAAACAGCCCGCTGGCGGCCTCGGCACAGCTGCTGGTCTGGTCGGATATGACGCTTTTTGAGTACCGGGACTATATTTCCCTCAACGAGGCGGAGGTACTGGAGCTCTTTTGGGGGGTCCGCAGGGATGTGGAGAAGCTGGCCCTGTGCTCCTACTTTGCCGAGGTGGCCGAGGCAGTGGCCGAGGAGGGACGGCCGGATCAGGCGCTGCTGTCCCTGCTGCTCAACTCCATATATGCCCTGGACAGGCTGAACAAGCCTCCGGCGCTGGTAAAAGCCGCCTTTGAGCTCCGGCTTTTGTGCGTGGCGGGATACGAACCGCTGCTGGACGTCTGCGCGCTCTGCGGCGAGGAGGCGCCGGCGCAGCCGCGGCTGGATCTGGGCGAGGGGGTGCTCTGCTGCGCCGCCTGCGGTGAAAGGGGGAGCGCCTCCCGGCCTCTGGACGCCGTCAGCCTGGCCGCCATGCGCCATGTGGTCTATGGAGATCCGAAGCGCCTTTTTTCCTTTTCGATGAATGGGGAGAGTATGGCGCTGATGGCCCGGGCCTGCGAGGATTTTCTTCTCACGCAGTTGGACCGGGGTTTCCGCACCCTGGACTTTTATAAACAGCTCGATATGGGCGAAAAAGGAAGGTGGCCGTCATGA
- the uvrC gene encoding excinuclease ABC subunit UvrC — MTFEELKEKAHGLPLKPGVYIMQDAKNEVIYVGKAKALKNRVSQYFADLASHTEKTRAMVSQIDHFDVIIADSEFEALVLECSLIKRHQPKYNILLKDDKGYPYIRLTVQEAYPRFSLANKVAEDGARYFGPYGSRGASQAIIDALRAALRLPVCGKRFPRDIGKERPCLYYRMGQCDGYCRKEMDQSRYRENIDQAVRLLEGKYDEVLSDLSAEMERAAEELRFEKAAELRDRMRAIELLGKRQKVVAGSLSDTDVVGFHRGEAKSCFVVLHYADGDLAAKDMDLIETPVEEAREDTVSALIKQYYGSRGSLPRQILLPCEIEDEVPVMRMLSEACGHRVSLMTPQRGAKMDLIRLANKNAVEEVERATSREERASKLMEALGRMLGLPRAPRRIEAYDISNTGDTNIVASMTVFVDGRPLKRDYRHFKLRDMEHADDYGSMEQVLTRRFRRYLDGDEKFDALPDLLFIDGGENHARVALRVLEENQLSIPVFGMVKDDRHRTRALVDPAGGEIGIQQIPAVFALVGRIQEETHRFAIEFQRLQQSKQVRGSVLDRIPGVGEKRRTELLRHFKSVKAIRSASLTELEAAVPKHTARAVYDYFRLPGEIP, encoded by the coding sequence TTGACCTTTGAGGAACTGAAAGAAAAGGCCCATGGCCTTCCGCTGAAGCCCGGCGTATATATCATGCAGGACGCCAAAAACGAGGTCATCTACGTCGGCAAGGCTAAGGCGCTGAAAAACCGGGTGTCGCAATACTTTGCGGACCTGGCCTCCCACACGGAGAAGACCCGTGCCATGGTCTCGCAGATCGATCACTTCGACGTGATCATCGCCGACAGCGAATTTGAGGCGCTGGTGCTGGAGTGCTCCCTGATCAAGCGGCATCAGCCCAAATACAACATACTGCTCAAGGACGACAAAGGCTATCCTTATATCCGTCTCACCGTGCAGGAAGCATATCCCCGCTTTTCCCTGGCCAATAAGGTGGCGGAAGACGGTGCGCGGTATTTCGGGCCCTATGGGAGCCGCGGCGCCAGCCAAGCCATCATAGACGCCCTCAGGGCGGCCCTGCGCCTCCCCGTGTGCGGGAAACGGTTCCCGCGGGACATCGGAAAGGAACGACCCTGCCTCTATTACCGCATGGGGCAGTGCGACGGCTACTGCCGGAAAGAGATGGACCAGAGCCGTTACCGGGAGAACATCGATCAGGCGGTCCGGCTGCTGGAGGGGAAATACGATGAGGTACTCTCCGATCTGAGCGCGGAAATGGAGCGCGCCGCGGAGGAACTGCGGTTTGAGAAGGCGGCGGAGCTCCGAGACCGGATGCGGGCCATCGAACTGTTGGGCAAGCGGCAGAAGGTGGTGGCGGGCTCCCTCTCGGATACCGATGTGGTGGGGTTCCACCGGGGAGAGGCCAAAAGCTGCTTTGTGGTGCTCCACTATGCGGATGGGGACCTGGCCGCCAAGGATATGGACCTCATTGAGACCCCGGTGGAAGAGGCGCGGGAGGACACCGTCTCGGCCCTGATAAAGCAGTATTATGGCAGCCGGGGGAGCCTCCCCAGGCAGATCCTGCTTCCCTGCGAGATCGAGGACGAGGTGCCGGTGATGCGGATGCTTTCAGAGGCGTGCGGGCACCGGGTGAGTCTGATGACCCCCCAGAGAGGGGCCAAGATGGATCTCATCCGCCTGGCCAACAAGAACGCCGTGGAAGAGGTGGAGCGGGCCACCAGTCGGGAGGAGCGGGCGTCCAAGCTGATGGAGGCCCTGGGAAGGATGCTGGGCCTTCCCCGGGCGCCCAGGCGCATCGAGGCCTATGATATCTCCAACACGGGGGACACCAATATTGTGGCCTCCATGACGGTCTTTGTGGACGGGCGTCCCCTGAAGCGGGACTACCGGCATTTCAAGCTCCGGGATATGGAGCACGCCGACGACTACGGGTCCATGGAGCAGGTGCTCACCCGGCGCTTCCGGCGGTACCTGGATGGGGACGAAAAATTCGACGCTCTCCCCGACCTTCTTTTCATCGACGGCGGTGAGAACCACGCCAGGGTGGCCCTGCGGGTCCTGGAGGAGAACCAGCTCTCCATTCCCGTGTTTGGCATGGTGAAGGACGACCGGCACCGGACCCGTGCGCTGGTGGACCCGGCGGGCGGGGAGATCGGTATCCAGCAGATCCCGGCGGTGTTCGCCCTGGTGGGGCGCATCCAGGAGGAGACCCACCGTTTTGCCATTGAATTTCAGCGCCTCCAGCAATCCAAGCAGGTCCGGGGCTCCGTGCTGGACAGGATCCCCGGCGTGGGGGAAAAGCGCCGGACGGAACTCCTCAGGCATTTCAAGAGCGTCAAGGCGATCCGGTCGGCCTCTTTGACGGAGCTGGAAGCCGCGGTGCCGAAACACACAGCCCGCGCCGTATACGATTATTTCCGCCTTCCGGGGGAGATCCCATGA
- a CDS encoding GIY-YIG nuclease family protein, whose product MDGEAAPREKRYWVYILRCADGTLYTGITNDVPRRLAAHNSGRGAKYTRGRGPVELVYREACGEKSAALRREAAVKRLSREEKLRLMGEVCQ is encoded by the coding sequence ATGGACGGTGAGGCCGCCCCACGGGAGAAACGCTATTGGGTCTACATCCTCCGCTGTGCCGACGGCACGCTCTACACCGGGATTACCAACGATGTGCCCCGCCGCTTGGCGGCCCACAACAGCGGGCGGGGCGCAAAATATACCCGGGGCCGCGGCCCGGTGGAGCTGGTCTACCGGGAGGCGTGCGGGGAAAAATCGGCCGCCCTCCGGCGGGAGGCGGCCGTCAAGCGCCTGTCCAGGGAGGAAAAGCTGCGGCTGATGGGGGAAGTGTGCCAGTGA